Below is a window of Gossypium hirsutum isolate 1008001.06 chromosome A12, Gossypium_hirsutum_v2.1, whole genome shotgun sequence DNA.
AGAAAGCCAAAGCTCAAAGATCTCGACaagagaaaaataagaagaagTCACGTTCTGGCAAACAGTTCCGTGGGAAGAAAGCTTGGAAGCAATGACAACATTATTTGTAACATTCATACTATTTCCATCCAACACAGGAATGCAATGATGTTTGAGCTGGATTGGTTGGTACTGGATTTGGCTGTGTATCGGTTTGGAGAATGGCACTGGATTGGTTGAACCATGAATCGATACAAACTGATTGAATTGGtgaaaaaatcaattgaattggCAGTTgagttggtttttttttaaagataaaagcTTGACCAGTTCAATAAAAGTACAAATGTTTAACAGTTTTATTTATATCTTTCCTTTTTGAGAACATGTTACGGTAGAGGTTTTTTCTTGTAActtgacattgtgttgaaatggATATTAAAACAGAAATTTTGACTTTGTTACTGCATGATAATGcgatatgtatattttttttctggtaattgcttatgcattttatattttcttttgattaATATGTTTATGTTGTTGGATTATTAAAAttctttaattgatttaatatttaatattttttaaaattatttgacatATCtggattttataatatataagatagttaaattgattaaatattattttggtaaataaatatcatcccttattattacagtaaaaaattattaaaaatatattattttgatatctTTTCCGAAGTTTTACTTATACGagcattataaataaataatataaaagaacAGAGATCGAAATTGGAAAAGATGAGAATTCAGCTTTGAGAGAAAATTGGGCATTTGAGGGTGGTTTGAATGGGCTAGCGATCCCAGGTATTCATTGATAGAAAGGGAAGAGGGCCCAGCATTAGAGTGGTGCACGCGCAACACAGGAAACCAGTTTACCTAATTGGGTAAAAGATTGGTTGATTTGACTAGACATGGAGTTGGATCGAATAATGCCTAATTGCATTTAAATTTGTCAGAAAGATGAACCGGCATTTgtaaaaacaaatttatttacatcgattcttttgtattttcttgcattatacatataaattttaatgaattCAATATCTTTCACtatgtataaaataattgtttttattttattatactcaAAAGTACAAATGACAATATCCTGAACTCacttgttgaattttttattccACTAAGATATACAAAATACAAATACATTTTAGTCAATTGTCAAACTTCGAATGGCTATGTTTTCTTTTTTCACATGGTACAAGTGAATTCTTATCTGTCGACCAGTAACGAAGAAAAAAACTCCACAAACAATATTGAATGATGTCATCATTCTCAACCTGCATGTACCATTCTTTCTGTTCAACTGGCAATTTTAGGATAATAAGACAGTTACCATACAAAAGACATTTACCGATGATCAAACTGACAAACTATCAATTCGTCAGTAAAGCTGGTTtaaccaattttaaataaatcaatattaaaaatttaattcaatcatCCCGTATTGATTCTTAGATCAATTGAGTCAATACTCTTTCTCTAAACCGATATTGCGTCTGATTCCCAATTCAATCAATATGACCCGCTATTCTAGCCAAATTCAAACAACCTTGATTGCCACATCAAAAACTACTAAAAGGagggaattttttttatgatccaTAGAAAGCTTCAATGATCTAAATTGAATTGTTCTGCACCAATAAAAGAACTGTGGAATTGATCCACAAGCATAAAACTAAAAACTGATACAATTTTCAGCACAAAATGAAAAGTAAACCCAGAAAAACAAAACAGGTCATTCAAGTTCAACGTCAGACGATTGCACCTGGAAGGTATGTGACAGAGAGTCATTCACAGTCAGCTACTACTTGAGTCGTATCCACTTTCATCCTCTTGCTAGTTCTTTTCTGATCAGAATCGGGAGGAGGATTCTTGGTTTTCTGGGCAGTTTCACTGTCACCAGAACCTATGTCTGCATTTTCCTCTGACTCGTCCACCTGTTCCTCACTCAACTCTTCAACAGCGTCCTGATTCTCCTCACTCTTTTGCTTCAGTGACTCTATCACACCCATTAGTTCTCGGTTGACCTAACACATTAGTTCCGTAAACTTAGTTACAACCAACTGAAGATAGTAGAATTGTCCAGCAAGTAACCTTATAATCTATTTTCAAGCAACTTTTTTTCTGAAAGCAAAACATTTCTGCAAATAACATGACACACCTGAAGGTTTTGAAGAAAATCAGAGATATCGGTTGGGCAAGAAGGACAATGGAGCACATTTTTTTGTGATCTAAGTGTCCGGCCACCTTTGCTTCTCTCTCGAATAGCAGTCTTACCAGAAAATGCAGCTTCAAAACAAGATTTGCAGAAGTTGTGGGCACAAGGAGTTGTAACTGGAAGATTCATAACTTGCCGACAGATTAGACAACTAAACTCTGCACATAAAGCATACCACAAATCAGTAAGAAAGCTTTCGGGAGAGATGAATAAATAcgtattaagcatatattttatttacagTTAAAGTACCTAGGAGGTCGCTGTATCATAGGGACTAGATTAAATTATTCCCTCTATTATTCTATagaacaatttagtccctatactattaaaaagaatcaaatcagTTTAAATTGTAACATGGTTAACATTTACTGTATAAAAAATaacttcaaaattattttttttcaattgtagTTAAATTGCAAACAAAAAAATTCCATTACAGAAGAATCAAAACTTTAGAAATATTAACTCTGTTAAATGGTAAAATGTTAACTTTATTCCAATTAAGCCTTGTtggattctttttaatagtaaggggactaaattgatccatttaatagtagGGGGACTAAATATTAACTCTGTTATGGAAGGAAAAAGAGAACAACCTTTGAGTAGTCTTTCTCTTACAGTTGTAGTATGTGCTTGCCTTATAGCTTTCCTTGCCCTTTTCCTTTCTTCGAGATCAGCCGCATTCACTGGCTTTTTGCTAGGAGGCGGTGGTTTTTTCCATCTCCAGCGATTGTCCTCTTCCTAATTGAATTAAGAATTACACAAGCATGTGGAAAGAGGAATCAGATTGTAGGTGTGATATCAAAGACCAACCTCTAAAAGGGAGGTgtttcactatttaactccactagttataaatgataaaatgaatTCTCCAACACAAAATACTCACAACAACGTTTGTCATCAAATTGAATTCTATTTAGCAGATGAAACCTtattagaaaagaaaatgaaaataaagaaatctcAGTAGAAACTGCATCTCTTACATCAAAGTCCCATGATGGACTTTCCTTTCTCTCAAATACATCAGTTGCCTTCTTCAGCTCGGGAATGGCTGGTAAGGGCCTAGGTAGATCTCCATGATCATCACTACATTATTAATGTTCAAGAAAGCTTAGTGGAGCTAAAGAAGAGAGGAGAGCAGTAGcccacaaatatatatatgaaaggcAGAAACCTTGTCCAAGGGGCTGGCTCATTGTCGCATCTCACAAACAAATATCGGCAAACTTTAAATCCCTGATGAAAGAATATCCTATCAATAAACTAATCTATAAAGATCTGAGTAGCAAGCAACTTTGATGTGTCTGATAGATATATGATACCTGTATTCCAACTTTTCTCCAACATTTTTCAATTCTGTAAATTCCATCATATCTCACACCTTTCTCTGGGGCATATGAAGAACGTTTTTCTTTGTGAGACCTACACatcaagaaaaaacaaaagtttTTAGTAAGTAAAAATAGCTTCATTGGAGTAGGTCTCTATGATAAGACTGTTGACTCAAGAAGCAAACATCTAACATGGATTGATTTGGCACAACCAAGACAAAGAAACCCATTGCCGTTGGAaccttaaaaatgaaattttaaccTATTATTGAAGCTTCAATTGCCCTTTGCACACATATTGACAACCAATTATAGAAACAAAGAGAGTTAAGCTTCATGTAATGAGAATTGCCTTACAACTCGGACAGGATAGCCCATTTTGCAGCTTACTCGCAAAGCCTCATTCATCTTCTCAAATTTTTGATCAAATGACTGTTCCTTGTTTGTCCGCTTATTTCCACTGAGATCTCTACCCCCACTGCCATCAACACCCAGAGATATAAACAATTGTcaaatggccacatgaaaaaaCATCAATAGATAAACTTCTTCAGCTAACAAGGAAAAAGATAATAATATTGACACTCTGTAACTGACTGTTCTTGAATAAATAAAGTATTAAACAGTAACAAATCATTAACATCCGCTGGACTAAACAGTCATCAATGCACTTTCATTTTACAAACATGTACAATGAAAATGATGGGATAGCATGCTACTCATATGTATAACCTTTTGAAACAAACCTTCCTGTGTACAGAAACCACTCCCCATGATCCTCGTCATCCTCATAACCTCCTGAGAGAGCTACAGATTGAGCACCATAGTTCGACTGACCAGCAATGCCTGCAACATGTGGAAGGTGAGCACCCCATTGCCGGCATTCCAATCTGTCTTCCCAACATTCACCAACAAGCACACCCTGGTTTCTAGCTGGATCATTTTCAGCTGTGATTGGTCCAAAATGATCAGGTGGTACAGTCACAAATATCTTCCCACTAGCAGCATTAGCTTTTCCAGGTTTTTGTGCTCTCTCTGTAGTGAAAGCCTTGTCAGGCCGATCTTGATTTTGTACAAAATGGTAAACTTTCATAGGCCCTGTAGCTACATTTGATTTCGATAGCTTTGCCATTCTTATAACAGATACAAGTGTAGAATTAATACGAGGCTGACTTGCCATTTTGGGGGGAATTGTTGAGCGACATTTTGCACAAGTACGCTTCCCTTGCCCTATCCATTTCTGGAAGCATTTAAGGCAGAAATTGTGGCCGCAAGGTGTCTGTAGCAACATGAATTACACATATATCAACATTTTATATGCATAAACATGTAATGTAACTATTCATCCTTAAGGGAATTAAGGGCCAAGAAATCAAAAGTAAATTAAAACCCTTTACAACTTTGAAGATGAAAACAAATATCTGACTCCAATGACATAACAACCGCTTTTGATTATAAACATTAACAAACTAGTTGAAACTAAATAGCCAAAACATAATATGACATGTAACTCAAAAGAATAGCATCACTTATAATTGCAAACTAGATGGCCTTTTAAAGCTGCATACTATAATTAAGTTCACAAGTAATTCAGTTTCATGAAGTGAAACATTTTgaacagaaaagaaaaatacTATGAAGCTACAATATAAGATTCAtgctatatattttttttcatttatttgttccTTTCTTCAAATATATTTACGTTAAATATCATTCGTATTTGCATCTAACTTTTTAccaattgatttttataaatgtatttgATCAAAATAACACAGCTTAAATTTAAAGCACCATCTAGGGGGGAAAGGGCTAGGACGTTAAACGATAATGAACTCAGCAGAGCTTAACATTTCTGAGAATAACATTgggggaaaacaaaagaaaaaaaacgaaCCGTAACAGGTCTGTCAGGTAACTGCATGCAAAACGAACAGTTTAAGCTTCCATCAAGAACGTCCAAAAATGAGCTCTCTTTCTCTTTCCCTTTCTTCTCTTTATCCCCATCTTCTTCGACTCTCCCGCTCACCAGCTCCTGCCTCTTCCTCGCCTTCTCCTTCTCCGTCAACGATTCATCCGACTCTATTGCCCTTATCGCTGCGAATAGCTCGCTAGAGGTCCCATCTAAGGCGCCCGCAGCAGAAGGAAGAGGATCTCCGGAACAGTCAGGGCACTGCCATTGCAATGTAGAAGCTAGGGTTTCGGGAGGAGAAGCCAAGCAAGCCACGTGCCAAGGAGTCGCGCACGTGCTACAAGTCAGGGTTTCCTCCGCGAGAGGGGTGACCTTGCAGCGCATGCACGCGCCGTCTCCGTCGCATGGAAGCTGGACGCTATCGTGCGCCATTAGTGACAAGCAATGAAATGTTGATGCGCACGTTAAGAGACGTCGGATTTGGTGATGGGACTTTCGAgagaaatcaaaaaaaaaaaaaaaagagatggaGATTGGGCAGAAATGGTTGAaagaaatattttacatatattgaaaaagaatttgaatttcaaaaaatGGAGGGGAACAGAAAATTTGCGCTTGACGATATTGACCTTGCTTGATTCATTTTTTAAGTTTCTGccattttaattttgaaaattactatttaaattcTGATAAAACAAAGCTTTATAATTTCAATAATCTACatacaaaaatacaaataaaccattttaatattttaataattcatttaattttgatttggaaAAATATATCAATAACCATCCAACTGCTTATTGTCCGGGACCAGAGGGAGGGACTGCTTCGGAATTGatgataaatatataattatgaagGTTCTACCCTTTTGACTTTGcctttattgaaaaataataataattagataaatatgacttaagaaaaagtaaaatttatataaaataatttaataaataacactttcaattttaatttcttatttgatatatttactcaaacattccattttttattttttaatatatttattaaaacgaATTCAGTAATTAATTCACGTTTTATAGTTCATTAATAATGTAAATACtagttataaatttaaaaattattctatatctaaaacaaaaaTCCAACTCTCAATTATTaactaaaattagaaaaattcttATTATCTTGTCTGACTTCCACGTGAAACACCACCATTCTAATTCGTCATTCTtgagatataataaaatattataataataataaagggcgTTACTTTAGAGACACGAAAACAACCACCCACCATTTTAAattcggccatgctatgggggtAGCTTGTATAGTTGTTGGACAAAGTAATAGAtcacaataaattaaaaattaaaaattaaaaaaattaataatagtgTAATTTATAACTGTTTAAGGACTTAGCTGTAGAGCTCTTACTGGTTCGGGTTCGGCCAGTCCGTGatcttatttaaaa
It encodes the following:
- the LOC107931057 gene encoding E3 ubiquitin-protein ligase ORTHRUS 2 — encoded protein: MAHDSVQLPCDGDGACMRCKVTPLAEETLTCSTCATPWHVACLASPPETLASTLQWQCPDCSGDPLPSAAGALDGTSSELFAAIRAIESDESLTEKEKARKRQELVSGRVEEDGDKEKKGKEKESSFLDVLDGSLNCSFCMQLPDRPVTTPCGHNFCLKCFQKWIGQGKRTCAKCRSTIPPKMASQPRINSTLVSVIRMAKLSKSNVATGPMKVYHFVQNQDRPDKAFTTERAQKPGKANAASGKIFVTVPPDHFGPITAENDPARNQGVLVGECWEDRLECRQWGAHLPHVAGIAGQSNYGAQSVALSGGYEDDEDHGEWFLYTGSGGRDLSGNKRTNKEQSFDQKFEKMNEALRVSCKMGYPVRVVRSHKEKRSSYAPEKGVRYDGIYRIEKCWRKVGIQGFKVCRYLFVRCDNEPAPWTSDDHGDLPRPLPAIPELKKATDVFERKESPSWDFDEEDNRWRWKKPPPPSKKPVNAADLEERKRARKAIRQAHTTTVRERLLKEFSCLICRQVMNLPVTTPCAHNFCKSCFEAAFSGKTAIRERSKGGRTLRSQKNVLHCPSCPTDISDFLQNLQVNRELMGVIESLKQKSEENQDAVEELSEEQVDESEENADIGSGDSETAQKTKNPPPDSDQKRTSKRMKVDTTQVVADCE